One window of Trifolium pratense cultivar HEN17-A07 linkage group LG5, ARS_RC_1.1, whole genome shotgun sequence genomic DNA carries:
- the LOC123884464 gene encoding disease resistance protein RPV1-like isoform X2 has translation MASSSSQDVTTVDLKNYDVFISFRGDDTRAGFTSHLYTALCGDHLHTYIDYRIQKGDEVWAELVKAIQDSTLFLVVFSENYATSTWCLNELVEIMECHKNGQIVVPVFYQVDPSHVRKQTGSYGSALAKHKKHGNNDDKMMQNWKNALFQVANLSGFHSTNYRTESALIEDITRVVLRKLNYNNTNDLTCNFISDENYWSIQALMKKIDSTEIQIIGLWGMGGIGKTTLAAAIFHKVSFQYEGSCFLENVTEVSKMHGINYTCNKLLSKLLKKDFDIDTSKVIPSMIIRRLKRMKSFIVLDDVNTLELLQNLIGVGQGWLGVGSTVIVTTRDKHVLISGGIEKIHQVKKMNSRNSLQLFRLNAFNKVLPKEVYEKLSERAIDYAKGNPLALIVLGSLLRDKSEIEWNCALAKLKEIPNGKIDKILRWSYNELDEKEKNIFLDIACILKGYKRDWVTKILNECGFFADIGIRHLVDKALIRVDSENYIQMHDLIQEVGKQIVREESPKNPGQRSRLCDPKEVCDVLKNNRGTEIVEAIFFDATEYANINLSPKAFENMVNLRLLVFRDHKEIKSVSLPHGLELLPENLRYFLWDGYPWKSLPPTFCAEMLVELSMQNSRVEKLWNGEMSLPNLETLNLTGSNKLIECPNVSGSPNLKLVTFNYCKSLPEVDSSIFFLQKLITLKVMGCTSLKSLSSNTCSPTLTELYAMECINLQEFSVTFTSFDRLRLGISEWGGNELPSSLLNKKNLDIFYFPIIECLVDLPENFADHIYLGSPTNCEHDLSISLHKVFSSPAFISVKHLYLTDIPTLSEIPDNIFLLKSLESLMLMDIAITSLPENIKYLPQLNQLNVRDCKKLQSIPALSQFIPFFIVLNCESLEKVSSSMSEACIKPNPCFTVLINCKKLDLHSYQTVLEDAIDGIELVARLKPANDEDDIIGYLLPDMPGREYWFHYRSTQVSFTLELPPNLLGFAYYFVLSQGHMKKSVNFGCECYLEYSSGERIYITSFTRSNSFIHELNYSPLLHLMSDHVVLWYDPVSCKKINEEIKAINDVNNTSYSSKLAFRFFIDENLHDGTLEDEVAIKECGFRWIYKEAAEFSTVFESQEEEEEEEERIHPRKTSLKLLKYWAHY, from the exons ATGGCTTCTTCATCCTCTCAAGATGTGACTACAGTAGATCTGAAAAACTATGATGTTTTCATCAGCTTTAGAGGTGATGACACTCGCGCCGGTTTCACCAGCCATCTTTACACTGCTTTGTGCGGAGACCATTTGCATACCTACATAGACTACAGGATCCAAAAAGGAGATGAAGTTTGGGCAGAACTTGTGAAAGCAATTCAAGATTCCACTCtgtttcttgttgtcttttcAGAGAACTATGCAACTTCAACATGGTGTTTGAATGAACTCGTTGAAATAATGGAGTGCCACAAAAATGGACAAATTGTTGTTCCTGTGTTCTACCAAGTTGACCCTTCACATGTAAGGAAACAAACTGGGAGTTACGGCAGTGCGTTGGCAAAACACAAGAAGCATGGCAATAATGATGATAAGATGATGCAAAATTGGAAGAATGCTCTTTTTCAAGTGGCTAATTTATCTGGTTTTCATTCTACCAATTACAG GACCGAATCTGCCTTGATTGAAGATATTACCAGAGTTGTATTGAGAAAGTTAAACTACAACAACACAAATGATCTTACATGTAATTTCATATCGGATGAAAACTATTGGAGCATTCAAgctttaatgaaaaaaattgattcaacAGAAATTCAAATAATTGGACTTTGGGGCATGGGGGGCATAGGTAAGACAACACTTGCTGCTGCTATCTTTCACAAAGTATCTTTTCAGTATGAAGGTAGTTGCTTCTTAGAAAATGTGACAGAAGTTTCAAAAATGCATGGAATTAACTATACATGCAACAAACTTCTTTCAAAGTTGCTAAAGAAAGATTTTGACATCGACACTTCTAAAGTAATACCATCTATGATCATTAGAAGACTCAAACGAATGAAATCTTTTATTGTACTAGATGATGTAAATACTTTAGAACTTCTGCAAAACTTGATTGGAGTGGGACAAGGTTGGCTAGGAGTTGGTAGCACTGTCATTGTGACAACAAGGGATAAGCATGTTCTGATAAGTGGAGGAATTGAAAAAATTCATCAAGTTAAGAAGATGAATTCCCGAAACTCTCTCCAACTTTTTAGGTTGAATGCTTTTAACAAAGTCTTACCTAAGGAGGTATATGAGAAGCTCTCGGAAAGAGCAATTGATTATGCCAAAGGCAACCCTTTAGCTCTGATAGTATTAGGGTCACTTCTTCGTGATAAAAGTGAAATAGAATGGAATTGTGCTCTAGCTAAACTGAAGGAAATTCCCAATGGAAAAATTGATAAGATATTGAGATGGAGTTATAATGAATTGGACGAGAAAGAGAAAAACATATTCTTGGACATCGCATGCATTTTGAAAGGTTATAAACGGGATTGGgtgacaaaaatattaaatgagtGTGGCTTCTTTGCAGATATAGGAATAAGACATCTTGTAGACAAGGCTCTTATAAGAGTTGACTCTGAAAATTACATACAAATGCATGACTTGATACAAGAAGTGGGAAAGCAAATTGTTCGCGAAGAATCTCCTAAAAATCCCGGACAACGCAGTAGATTATGTGATCCTAAGGAAGTTTGTGacgttttgaaaaataataga ggAACTGAGATTGTTGAAGCCATATTTTTTGATGCTACTGAATATGCAAATATAAACTTAAGTCCCAAAGCATTTGAAAATATGGTAAACTTAAGGTTACTTGTTTTTCGAGACCACAAGGAGATTAAATCTGTAAGTCTTCCACATGGTCTTGAATTATTGCCagaaaatttgagatattttttGTGGGATGGATATCCATGGAAGTCTTTGCCTCCAACCTTTTGTGCTGAAATGCTAGTGGAGCTTTCCATGCAAAACAGTCGTGTAGAGAAACTTTGGAATGGAGAAATG AGTTTGCCAAATTTGGAGACACTTAACCTCACTGGCTCCAACAAGTTGATAGAGTGTCCAAATGTGTCTGGCTCCCCAAATCTAAAACTTGTAACATTTAATTACTGCAAAAGTTTGCCTGAAGTTGattcttcaattttctttctCCAAAAGCTGATAACTTTAAAGGTGATGGGATGTACATCACTTAAGAGCCTTTCAAGTAACACTTGTTCACCAACCCTCACTGAGTTATATGCTATGGAATGTATCAATCTCCAAGAGTTCTCAGTCACATTTACTTCCTTTGATCGTTTGCGTTTGGGTATATCAGAGTGGGGTGGGAATGAACTTCCATCATcattattgaataaaaaaaatcttgatattTTTTACTTTCCTATAATTGAATGTCTTGTGGATCTTCCGGAAAACTTTGCCGATCATATTTACCTCGGGAGTCCAACGAATTGTGAACATGACCTTTCCATCAGTTTACATAAAGTATTTTCTAGTCCTGCCTTCATCAGTGTAAAACATTTATACCTTACTGATATTCCTACCTTGTCTGAAATTCCAGACAATATCTTCTTACTAAAGTCTTTAGAGTCTTTAATGCTAATGGATATTGCCATTACAAGCTTACCCGAAAACATTAAGTATCTCCCCCAACTCAATCAACTTAATGTTCGCGATTGTAAAAAGCTTCAATCTATTCCAGCGCTTTCACAGTTCATTCCATTTTTCATTGTCTTGAATTGTGAATCTCTTGAGAAAGTGTCGAGTTCAATGAGTGAAGCATGTATCAAACCCAATCCTTGTTTTACTGTGCTCATTAACTGCAAAAAATTGGATCTACATTCATATCAAACAGTTTTGGAAGATGCTATTGATGGGATTGAACTTGTAGCAAGACTAAAGCCAGCAAATGATGAAGATGATATTATTGGGTACTTGTTACCTGATATGCCTGGCAGAGAATATTGGTTCCATTACCGTTCTACACAAGTTTCTTTCACTCTCGAGCTTCCTCCTAATTTGTTGGGTTTTGCCTACTATTTCGTTCTTTCTCAGGGCCATATGAAAAAAAGTGTAAATTTTGGATGTGAGTGCTACTTGGAATATAGTTCAGGTGAAAGGATCTATATAACAAGTTTCACAAGATCCAACTCGttcattcatgaattaaattaCAGTCCTTTACTCCACTTGATGTCAGATCATGTGGTTTTATGGTATGATCCAGTAAGTTGCAAGAAAATCAATGAAGAAATAAAAGCCATTAATGATGTGAACAACACCAGTTACAGTTCAAAGCTTGCATTTAGATTCTTTATTGATGAAAATTTACATGATGGAACTTTGGAGGATGAAGTAGCGATAAAAGAGTGTGGGTTTCGCTGGATATATAAAGAAGCAGCAGAGTTTTCCACAGTTTTTGAAtccc aagaagaagaagaagaagaagaagaaagaattCATCCAAGAAAGACATCTTTGAAACTCTTGAAATATTGGGCTCATTATTGA
- the LOC123884464 gene encoding disease resistance protein RPV1-like isoform X1 translates to MASSSSQDVTTVDLKNYDVFISFRGDDTRAGFTSHLYTALCGDHLHTYIDYRIQKGDEVWAELVKAIQDSTLFLVVFSENYATSTWCLNELVEIMECHKNGQIVVPVFYQVDPSHVRKQTGSYGSALAKHKKHGNNDDKMMQNWKNALFQVANLSGFHSTNYRTESALIEDITRVVLRKLNYNNTNDLTCNFISDENYWSIQALMKKIDSTEIQIIGLWGMGGIGKTTLAAAIFHKVSFQYEGSCFLENVTEVSKMHGINYTCNKLLSKLLKKDFDIDTSKVIPSMIIRRLKRMKSFIVLDDVNTLELLQNLIGVGQGWLGVGSTVIVTTRDKHVLISGGIEKIHQVKKMNSRNSLQLFRLNAFNKVLPKEVYEKLSERAIDYAKGNPLALIVLGSLLRDKSEIEWNCALAKLKEIPNGKIDKILRWSYNELDEKEKNIFLDIACILKGYKRDWVTKILNECGFFADIGIRHLVDKALIRVDSENYIQMHDLIQEVGKQIVREESPKNPGQRSRLCDPKEVCDVLKNNRGTEIVEAIFFDATEYANINLSPKAFENMVNLRLLVFRDHKEIKSVSLPHGLELLPENLRYFLWDGYPWKSLPPTFCAEMLVELSMQNSRVEKLWNGEMSLPNLETLNLTGSNKLIECPNVSGSPNLKLVTFNYCKSLPEVDSSIFFLQKLITLKVMGCTSLKSLSSNTCSPTLTELYAMECINLQEFSVTFTSFDRLRLGISEWGGNELPSSLLNKKNLDIFYFPIIECLVDLPENFADHIYLGSPTNCEHDLSISLHKVFSSPAFISVKHLYLTDIPTLSEIPDNIFLLKSLESLMLMDIAITSLPENIKYLPQLNQLNVRDCKKLQSIPALSQFIPFFIVLNCESLEKVSSSMSEACIKPNPCFTVLINCKKLDLHSYQTVLEDAIDGIELVARLKPANDEDDIIGYLLPDMPGREYWFHYRSTQVSFTLELPPNLLGFAYYFVLSQGHMKKSVNFGCECYLEYSSGERIYITSFTRSNSFIHELNYSPLLHLMSDHVVLWYDPVSCKKINEEIKAINDVNNTSYSSKLAFRFFIDENLHDGTLEDEVAIKECGFRWIYKEAAEFSTVFESQEEEEEEEEEEEEEEEEEERIHPRKTSLKLLKYWAHY, encoded by the exons ATGGCTTCTTCATCCTCTCAAGATGTGACTACAGTAGATCTGAAAAACTATGATGTTTTCATCAGCTTTAGAGGTGATGACACTCGCGCCGGTTTCACCAGCCATCTTTACACTGCTTTGTGCGGAGACCATTTGCATACCTACATAGACTACAGGATCCAAAAAGGAGATGAAGTTTGGGCAGAACTTGTGAAAGCAATTCAAGATTCCACTCtgtttcttgttgtcttttcAGAGAACTATGCAACTTCAACATGGTGTTTGAATGAACTCGTTGAAATAATGGAGTGCCACAAAAATGGACAAATTGTTGTTCCTGTGTTCTACCAAGTTGACCCTTCACATGTAAGGAAACAAACTGGGAGTTACGGCAGTGCGTTGGCAAAACACAAGAAGCATGGCAATAATGATGATAAGATGATGCAAAATTGGAAGAATGCTCTTTTTCAAGTGGCTAATTTATCTGGTTTTCATTCTACCAATTACAG GACCGAATCTGCCTTGATTGAAGATATTACCAGAGTTGTATTGAGAAAGTTAAACTACAACAACACAAATGATCTTACATGTAATTTCATATCGGATGAAAACTATTGGAGCATTCAAgctttaatgaaaaaaattgattcaacAGAAATTCAAATAATTGGACTTTGGGGCATGGGGGGCATAGGTAAGACAACACTTGCTGCTGCTATCTTTCACAAAGTATCTTTTCAGTATGAAGGTAGTTGCTTCTTAGAAAATGTGACAGAAGTTTCAAAAATGCATGGAATTAACTATACATGCAACAAACTTCTTTCAAAGTTGCTAAAGAAAGATTTTGACATCGACACTTCTAAAGTAATACCATCTATGATCATTAGAAGACTCAAACGAATGAAATCTTTTATTGTACTAGATGATGTAAATACTTTAGAACTTCTGCAAAACTTGATTGGAGTGGGACAAGGTTGGCTAGGAGTTGGTAGCACTGTCATTGTGACAACAAGGGATAAGCATGTTCTGATAAGTGGAGGAATTGAAAAAATTCATCAAGTTAAGAAGATGAATTCCCGAAACTCTCTCCAACTTTTTAGGTTGAATGCTTTTAACAAAGTCTTACCTAAGGAGGTATATGAGAAGCTCTCGGAAAGAGCAATTGATTATGCCAAAGGCAACCCTTTAGCTCTGATAGTATTAGGGTCACTTCTTCGTGATAAAAGTGAAATAGAATGGAATTGTGCTCTAGCTAAACTGAAGGAAATTCCCAATGGAAAAATTGATAAGATATTGAGATGGAGTTATAATGAATTGGACGAGAAAGAGAAAAACATATTCTTGGACATCGCATGCATTTTGAAAGGTTATAAACGGGATTGGgtgacaaaaatattaaatgagtGTGGCTTCTTTGCAGATATAGGAATAAGACATCTTGTAGACAAGGCTCTTATAAGAGTTGACTCTGAAAATTACATACAAATGCATGACTTGATACAAGAAGTGGGAAAGCAAATTGTTCGCGAAGAATCTCCTAAAAATCCCGGACAACGCAGTAGATTATGTGATCCTAAGGAAGTTTGTGacgttttgaaaaataataga ggAACTGAGATTGTTGAAGCCATATTTTTTGATGCTACTGAATATGCAAATATAAACTTAAGTCCCAAAGCATTTGAAAATATGGTAAACTTAAGGTTACTTGTTTTTCGAGACCACAAGGAGATTAAATCTGTAAGTCTTCCACATGGTCTTGAATTATTGCCagaaaatttgagatattttttGTGGGATGGATATCCATGGAAGTCTTTGCCTCCAACCTTTTGTGCTGAAATGCTAGTGGAGCTTTCCATGCAAAACAGTCGTGTAGAGAAACTTTGGAATGGAGAAATG AGTTTGCCAAATTTGGAGACACTTAACCTCACTGGCTCCAACAAGTTGATAGAGTGTCCAAATGTGTCTGGCTCCCCAAATCTAAAACTTGTAACATTTAATTACTGCAAAAGTTTGCCTGAAGTTGattcttcaattttctttctCCAAAAGCTGATAACTTTAAAGGTGATGGGATGTACATCACTTAAGAGCCTTTCAAGTAACACTTGTTCACCAACCCTCACTGAGTTATATGCTATGGAATGTATCAATCTCCAAGAGTTCTCAGTCACATTTACTTCCTTTGATCGTTTGCGTTTGGGTATATCAGAGTGGGGTGGGAATGAACTTCCATCATcattattgaataaaaaaaatcttgatattTTTTACTTTCCTATAATTGAATGTCTTGTGGATCTTCCGGAAAACTTTGCCGATCATATTTACCTCGGGAGTCCAACGAATTGTGAACATGACCTTTCCATCAGTTTACATAAAGTATTTTCTAGTCCTGCCTTCATCAGTGTAAAACATTTATACCTTACTGATATTCCTACCTTGTCTGAAATTCCAGACAATATCTTCTTACTAAAGTCTTTAGAGTCTTTAATGCTAATGGATATTGCCATTACAAGCTTACCCGAAAACATTAAGTATCTCCCCCAACTCAATCAACTTAATGTTCGCGATTGTAAAAAGCTTCAATCTATTCCAGCGCTTTCACAGTTCATTCCATTTTTCATTGTCTTGAATTGTGAATCTCTTGAGAAAGTGTCGAGTTCAATGAGTGAAGCATGTATCAAACCCAATCCTTGTTTTACTGTGCTCATTAACTGCAAAAAATTGGATCTACATTCATATCAAACAGTTTTGGAAGATGCTATTGATGGGATTGAACTTGTAGCAAGACTAAAGCCAGCAAATGATGAAGATGATATTATTGGGTACTTGTTACCTGATATGCCTGGCAGAGAATATTGGTTCCATTACCGTTCTACACAAGTTTCTTTCACTCTCGAGCTTCCTCCTAATTTGTTGGGTTTTGCCTACTATTTCGTTCTTTCTCAGGGCCATATGAAAAAAAGTGTAAATTTTGGATGTGAGTGCTACTTGGAATATAGTTCAGGTGAAAGGATCTATATAACAAGTTTCACAAGATCCAACTCGttcattcatgaattaaattaCAGTCCTTTACTCCACTTGATGTCAGATCATGTGGTTTTATGGTATGATCCAGTAAGTTGCAAGAAAATCAATGAAGAAATAAAAGCCATTAATGATGTGAACAACACCAGTTACAGTTCAAAGCTTGCATTTAGATTCTTTATTGATGAAAATTTACATGATGGAACTTTGGAGGATGAAGTAGCGATAAAAGAGTGTGGGTTTCGCTGGATATATAAAGAAGCAGCAGAGTTTTCCACAGTTTTTGAAtcccaagaagaagaagaagaagaagaagaagaagaagaagaagaagaagaagaagaagaaagaattCATCCAAGAAAGACATCTTTGAAACTCTTGAAATATTGGGCTCATTATTGA
- the LOC123884463 gene encoding TMV resistance protein N-like yields MAMASSSTSSNAFDLKKYDVFISFRGDDTRAGFTSHLHAALKRSYLETYIDYRIEKGNQVWAELVEAIKGSTLFLVVFSENYASSTWCLNELVEIMECHKNGQVVIPAFYQIDPSHVRKQTGSYGTAMAKHNKQGNNDDKMMQIWKNALSQAANLSGFDSTSYRTESDLIEDITKVVLQKLNHNYTSELACNFILDDNYWSIQPLIEKNDSSKVQIIGLWGMGGIGKTTLAAAIFHKVSFQYEGSCFLDNVNEIAKIHGINYTCNKLLSKLLREDLHIDTSKVIPPIIIRRLKRMKSFIVLDDVHTLEFLQNLIGVGCGWLGAGSTVIVTTRDKQVLISGGIQKIHEVKKMNSRNSLQLFSLNAFGKTLPKEGFVELSHRAVDYADGNPLALKVLGSFLRCKSEIEWKCALAKLEEIPNAEIDRILRWSYNELDDKEKNIFLDIACFFKGHEREKITKTLNECGFFADIGIRLLLDKALIRLDFRNCIQMHDLIQEMGKQIVREECLKNPGQRSRLFDPKEVCGVLKNNRGTEIVEAIFLVANQCTNINLSPKAFEKMVNLRLLAIHDPKGYVSLPHGLDLLPENLRYVLWDGYPWKSLPPTFRPDMLVELSLRESHVQKLWNGVLNLPNLEILDLSRSKQLIECPNVSGFPNLKEVIVGDCDSLHEVDSSIFLLQKLTRIFMAGCTSQKSLSSTTCINLQEFSVTFSSVDNLFLALSKFGGNELPSSILQTKNLNLFIFPMIGYLVNLPENFAKNIFLMSSVNRDNVDPSIILHKLLSSPAFMTVTHLNLTNISLLFEIPDNIFLLSSLETLTLIGLAIRSLSETIKYLPRLAEFGVYDCKLLQSIPAFSHFIKSLVVWNCESLEKLSSSMGEPHEKTNPGFTMLLNCNQLDLHSYRAVLKDALGGIDLRARLSSQYEIMYLFNEYFLPDMPGREFWFHYRSTQVSFTLELPSNLFGFAYYLVISQGRVENGAYFRCECYVDDSVTITSFTRVKIIEHQYWTNLDKSIHMMSDHLVLWYDPVSCKQIMDEIKAIKDVNNSGYNPKLTFRFFIDQSETLYDEVSIKECGFRWIYQENIVPHTIFESDDEEEDIIPYTIFESSDEEKEEEEIVPRTIFESHEEKEEEEETIRPKKKLCCRFFHKKK; encoded by the exons ATGGCTATGGCTTCTTCTTCAACTTCCTCTAATGCCTTTGATctgaaaaaatatgatgttttCATCAGCTTTAGAGGCGATGACACTCGAGCTGGTTTCACAAGCCATCTTCATGCTGCCTTAAAGCGAAGCTATTTGGAGACTTACATAGACTACAGGATTGAAAAAGGAAACCAAGTTTGGGCAGAACTTGTGGAAGCAATCAAAGGTTCCACTCTATTTCTTGTTGTGTTCTCTGAAAACTATGCGTCTTCAACATGGTGTTTGAATGAACTCGTTGAAATAATGGAGTGCCACAAAAATGGACAAGTTGTTATTCCTGCGTTCTATCAAATTGACCCTTCACATGTTCGGAAGCAGACCGGAAGTTATGGCACTGCGATGGCAAAACACAATAAGCAAGGGAACAATGATGATAAGATGATGCAAATTTGGAAGAATGCTCTTTCTCAAGCTGCTAATTTATCGGGTTTTGATTCTACATCATACAG GACCGAATCTGACTTGATTGAAGACATTACTAAAGTTGTATTACAAAAGTTAAACCACAACTACACAAGTGAGCTTGCATGTAATTTCATATTGGATGATAACTATTGGAGCATTCAACCTTTAATAGAAAAAAATGATTCATCAAAAGTTCAAATAATTGGACTTTGGGGCATGGGGGGCATAGGCAAGACAACACTTGCTGCTGCTATTTTTCATAAAGTCTCTTTTCAGTATGAAGGCAGTTGCTTCTTAGACAATGTGAATGAAATTGCAAAAATTCATGGAATCAACTATACATGTAACAAACTTCTTTCCAAGTTACTAAGGGAAGATCTTCATATTGACACTTCTAAAGTAATACCACCCATAATCATTAGAAGACTCAAACGCATGAAATCTTTTATTGTATTAGATGATGTACATACTTTAGAGTTTCTACAAAACTTGATTGGAGTGGGATGTGGTTGGCTAGGAGCTGGTAGCACAGTCATTGTGACGACAAGGGATAAGCAGGTGCTGATAAGTGGAGGAATTCAAAAAATTCATGAAGTTAAGAAGATGAACTCCAGAAACTCTCTTCAACTTTTTAGCTTGAATGCTTTTGGCAAAACTTTACCTAAGGAGGGATTCGTGGAGCTCTCACATAGAGCAGTTGATTATGCTGACGGCAACCCTTTAGCACTGAAAGTATTAGGATCATTTCTTCGTTGCAAAAGTGAAATAGAATGGAAATGTGCACTAGCTAAACTGGAGGAAATTCCTAATGCAGAAATTGATAGGATATTGAGATGGAGTTATAATGAATTGGATgataaagagaaaaatatatttttggatatTGCATGCTTTTTCAAAGGACATGAGAGGGAAAAGATAACAAAAACATTAAATGAGTGTGGTTTTTTTGCAGATATAGGGATAAGACTTCTTTTAGACAAAGCTCTTATAAGACTTGACTTCAGAAATTGCATACAAATGCATGACTTAATACAAGAAATGGGAAAACAAATTGTTCGTGAAGAATGTCTTAAAAATCCCGGACAACGCAGTAGATTATTTGATCCCAAGGAGGTTTGTGGCGTGTTGAAAAATAATAGA gGAACTGAGATTGTTGAAGCCATATTTTTAGTTGCTAATCAAtgtacaaatataaatttaagtcCAAAAGCATTTGAAAAGATGGTAAATCTACGGTTACTTGCTATTCATGACCCAAAGGGATATGTAAGTCTTCCACATGGTCTCGACTTATTGCCAGAAAATTTGAGATATGTTTTGTGGGATGGATATCCATGGAAATCTCTTCCTCCAACCTTTCGTCCTGACATGCTTGTGGAGCTTTCCTTGAGAGAAAGCCATGTACAAAAACTTTGGAACGGAGTATTG AATTTGCCAAATTTAGAGATACTTGACCTTAGTCGCTCCAAACAGCTGATAGAATGTCCAAATGTGTCTGGTTTCCCGAATCTAAAAGAAGTAATAGTTGGTGATTGTGATAGCTTGCATGAAGTTGATTCATCAATTTTCCTTCTCCAAAAGCTTACAAGAATATTCATGGCTGGATGTACGTCACAAAAGAGCCTTTCGAGTACCACTTGCATCAATCTCCAAGAGTTCTCTGTCACATTTTCTTCCGTTGATAATTTGTTTCTGGCTTTATCAAAGTTTGGTGGGAATGAACTTCCATCATCAATATTGCaaacaaaaaatcttaatttGTTTATCTTTCCCATGATTGGATATCTTGTGAATCTTCCTGAAAACTTTGCTAAAAATATTTTCCTCATGAGTTCAGTGAATCGTGACAATGTCGACCCTTCCATCATCTTACATAAATTACTTTCTAGTCCTGCCTTCATGACTGTAACACACTTAAACTTGACCAATATTTCTCTCTTGTTTGAAATCCCAGACAATATCTTCTTACTATCATCATTAGAGACTTTAACACTAATTGGTCTGGCCATTAGAAGCTTGTCTGAAACCATCAAGTATCTTCCTCGACTCGCTGAGTTTGGTGTTTACGATTGTAAACTGCTTCAATCTATTCCGGCATTTTCACATTTCATTAAATCTTTAGTTGTCTGGAATTGTGAATCTCTTGAGAAACTGTCGAGTTCAATGGGTGAACCACATGAAAAAACAAATCCTGGTTTTACTATGCTCCTTAACTGCAATCAATTGGATCTACATTCATACAGAGCAGTTTTAAAAGATGCTCTTGGTGGAATTGATCTTAGAGCAAGACTAAGTTCACAATATGAAATCATGTATTTattcaatgaatattttttaccTGATATGCCTGGCAGAGAATTTTGGTTCCATTACCGTTCTACACAAGTTTCTTTCACTCTTGAGCTTCCTTCTAATTTATTTGGTTTTGCCTACTACTTGGTTATTTCCCAAGGCCGTGTGGAAAATGGCGCATATTTTCGATGTGAGTGCTATGTGGACGATAGTGTTACTATAACAAGTTTCACGAGAGTCAAAATCATAGAGCATCAATATTGGACTAATCTTGACAAATCAATTCACATGATGTCAGATCATTTAGTTTTATGGTATGATCCAGTAAGTTGCAAGCAGATAATGGATGAAATAAAAGCCATTAAGGATGTGAACAACAGTGGTTACAATCCAAAACTTACATTTAGATTCTTCATTGATCAAAGTGAAACTCTATATGATGAGGTATCGATAAAAGAGTGTGGATTTCGCTGGatatatcaagaaaatatagtTCCTCACACAATTTTTGAGTccgatgatgaagaagaagatataATTCCTTACACAATTTTTGAGTCCAgtgatgaagaaaaagaagaagaagaaatagtTCCTCGCACAATTTTTGAGTCCCacgaagaaaaagaagaagaagaagaaacaattcgtccaaaaaagaaattatgtTGCAggttttttcataaaaaaaaataa